The genomic DNA TGACACCCAGACCTCTAGGATGGGGACCAATGTCCAGGGCATGTCTCTTTCGGGCGCGACCTCCCGTTCTGCCGGGTGGTGTCCGGGTCAGCCCGCCGTGAAACGTGGGGGGGAGCCGACAACCGGACAGGCGCTGAGGGTGTCTCTGCTGGCCACCCTGCTCCTGGCACTGGCCCATCTGGGCTGGGCGGCGCTGCACCCGGGCGGCCAGGGCCGGCTGCTCCAGACCTGCTCGCTGGGGGTCCTGTACGCCTCGGCCCTGACCTGCTGGTTCGCGGCGCGCGTCACCCCCGAGACGGCGCTGACCTGGCGCTGGATGGCGTGGGCACTGGGGATCTACGCCGTGAGCAATACCGTCTACGTCCTGCTGGAACAGCGGAACGGGGCCGTGCCGTTTCCCTCGGTGCTGGACGCGTTCTACCTGGGTTTCTACGGGCTGTTCAGCGCGGCCTGTCTGGCCCTGCCGCGGCGGCCCCTGCGCCAGGCCGAGGCGTGGCGGCTGACCCTGGACGTGGGCATCGTGGCGGGCGCCCTGGGCGTGCTGCTGTGGTACGGCGCGCTGGCGTCCCGGCTGGGCACGGCCCAGACCACGCTGATCGGCAGTCTGGTCAGCCTGGCCTACCCCGGCGCCGGGCTGTCTGCGCTGGGCCTGCTGCTGCTGGTGATCCGGCGCCGCGAACGCTTCCAGCTGGAAGAAAGCCTGCTGGCGCTGGGCCTCATCATTTTCGTGATCGCCGACACGCTGTACCTGTTTCTGGGAGACCACGGCGGCTTCGCGTCGGGGCTGCCGGTGGACCTGCTGTGGACCGCCGGGGCCACGCTGTTTGCGCTGGCCGCCTGGCATTCGCCGCGGGCCGTGCCGCTGGGCCGTCCGCTGACGGCGGTGATCCGCGCCGCGCCCCGGTTCACCCGTCCGCTGTACACCCTGGCCCCCTATCTGGGCCTGATCGTCTGCTTCGCCATGGCCCTGCTGACCCACGGCGAGGACACGCTGGCCGCCCGTGGCGTGCTGTGGGGGACGGCGGGCGTGACCCTGCTGGTGGCCGCCCGGCAGCTGGCCGCCCTGACCGACAATGCCGCCCTGACCGCGCAGCTGGCCGCGCTGAACGCCACGCTGGAAAGCCGGGTGACCGCCCGCACCGCCGAGGTCGAGCGGGGCCGCGCCCAGCTGGAGGCACACGCCCTCGAGCTGGCCTGGCAGGCCCACCACGATTCGCTGACCGGCCTGCCCAACCGCGCCGGCTTTCTGACCGCGCTGGGCGAGGCAGTGGAGCGTCAGCAGGCGCCGGCTGAGGCAGGGCTGCCGGCTGACCTACTGGCCGTCCTGTTTCTCGATCTGGACGGCTTCAAGGGGATCAACGACACGCTGGGCCACACGGTGGGCGATCAGCTGCTGATCAAGGTGGCGGCCCGTCTGCGCGGCGCACAGCAACCCGGCGAATTCACGGCCCGGCTGGGCGGCGACGAGTTTATGGTGCTGACCTCGCAGCCGCCGCAAGCCCGTGCCCGGCAGGTGCTGGAACTGTTCACCGCCCCCTTTGACCTGTCGGGCCGCCCGGTCAGGATCAGCGCATCGGTGGGCGTCAGCGTGTATCCGGACAGCGGCCAGGACGCCGAGAGCCTGTACATGCACGCCGACGTCGCCATGTACGAGGCCAAGCGCGCCGGCAAGGACGCGGCCCGCGTCTTCCAGCCGCAGATGGCCGGGCAACGGTCCCAGACGCCACCCGAGGAGCGGCTGCGCGGCGCGCTGGAGCGCGGTGAATTCAGCCTGTTCTACCAGCCCATCTGCAATGCGGCGCGGCAGACCGTGACCCTGGAGGCGCTGCTGCGTTGGCACAGCCCCGAACTGGGGCTGCTGGCGCCGGGCCAGTTCCTGCCGGCGGCCCAGCGGCTGGGCCTGGAGGACCGGCTGGGCGACTGGGTGCTGAACGAGGCCTGCGCCCAGCTCGCGCGCTGGCACGCGGCAGGTCACGCCGATCTGCGGGTGGCGGTGAACATCTCGCGCAGCCAGCTGGAGCGTCCGGACCTGCCCGGGCAGGTGGGCACGGCGCTCGCCCGGCACCGCCTCAGCGGTAGCTGTGTGGAGTTCGAGCTGGCCGCGCCGCTGCCCGTCGGGGCTGAGGGGCAGGCCATACCTGTGATGCGCGCCGTGCAGGAACAGGGCGTGCGCTGGTCCCTGTGCGGCTTCGGCGCGGCGCAGTCGGCGCTGACGCCCCTGCTGCGCCTGCCCGTGCAGACCCTCAAGCTGGACCGTGGCCTGATCGGCGCCCTGGACGGTCCCCCGGACGGGCAGGCCCAGGCCCGACGCGCCGTGCAGGCCAGCGTCGCCCTGGCCGGGGCGCTGGGCCTGAGCGTGGTGGCCGAGGGGGTGGAAACCCACGCGCAGTGGGCCGCAGCGACGGCGCTGGGCTGTGACCTGGGCCAGGGCTTCTGGCTGGGCCATCCCCAGAACACGGCAAAAACAACCGCCCGTCTGGGCCACGCCCTGGAACAGCCGCACCCGCCGGGATGATGCCTGGACCGGGCGGGGCCAGCTCCCCTTGACCGAAGTGCCTTCACCATCTATAGTCTTGAGGCTGGGAATCGAGGCGTAGCGCAGCCTGGTAGCGCACTACCTTGGGGTGGTAGGGGTCGTGAGTTCAAATCTCGCCGCCTCGACCAGCACAGACCTGCTCTTCACGGAGCGGGTCTTTTTTTGGTCGGCACTGGAGGAAGTCGCGGGGGCGGCGCCGGGGCAGAGCACCCGGAGACGGCGCTACAGTAGACGGCAGCCCAAGCAAGCCCTGTGGCGGCCCGCACCGCCGGGCCACGCCCAAGCCGATTCTTCTGCCCCGGAGGTTCTTCCCGATGACGCACCCGACATCCAGCGATCACATCGACAATGTCCTGCACGAGACCCGCGTGATCCAGCCGCCCGCCGACTTTGCGGCCTCGGCACAGGTCACCCGCGAGGAGTACGAGCGCCGCTACCGTCAGAGCCTGGACGATCCCGATACCTTCTGGGCCGGCGTGGCCGGGGAACTGAGCTGGATGAAGCCCTGGGACACGGTGCTCGACTGGCAGGAGCCGCACGCCCAGTGGTTCGTGGGCGGCCAGACCAATCTCGCCTACAACGCGCTGGACCGTCAGGTGGAGCGCGGCCTGGGCAGCAAGCGGGCCTTTGTCTGGGAGGGCGAGGACGGCGAGGTACGAACCTTCACGTATTCCGAACTGCTCGCGCAGGTCAAGCGGGCGGCCAACGCGCTGCTGGCGCTGGGCGTGCAGAAGGGCGACCGCGTGACCCTGTACCTGCCACTGATCCCGGAGGCCGCGATTGCCATGCTGGCCTGCGCCCGGATTGGCGCGGTGCACAGCGTGGTGTTCGGGGGCTTTTCCGTCTCGGCCCTAAGTGACCGCATGAACGACGCGGACAGCAAGCTGCTGATCACCGCTGACGCGGGGCTGCGGCGCGGCGGGCTGGTGAACCTCAAGGCCAACGCCGACGAGGCTGCGGCCAGGACGCCCTGCCTGGAGCACATGCTGGTGGTCAACCGGGCCGACTCGAACCCCCCGATGCAGGAGGGCCGCGACGTGTGGTGGCACGAGGCGCTGGCGGCCGCCTCCGACGAGCACGAGGCCGTCTCCCTGGACAGCGAGCACCCGCTGTTCGTGCTGTACACCTCGGGCAGCACCGGCAAACCCAAGGGCGTGCTGCACACCACCGGCGGCTACATGGTGGGCACCTACCTGACCACCGGCACGGTCTTCGACCTGAAAGACGACGACGTGTTCTGGTGCACCGCCGACGTGGGCTGGGTCACCGGCCACAGCTACAGCGTGTACGGCCCGCTGCTGAACGGCGCCACCGTCATGCTGTACGAGGGCGCGCCCAACCACCCGGACTGGGGGCGCTTCTGGGCCATCGTGCAGAAGCATGGCGTCACCATTCTGTACACCGCGCCCACCGCCATCCGCGCGCTGATGCGGCAGGGCGACGAGATCCCTGCCAAATACGACCTGAGCAGCCTGCGCCTGCTGGGCTCGGTGGGCGAGCCGATCAACCCCGAGGCCTGGGTGTGGTACGCCCGCGTGATCGGCGGAGGGCGCTGCCCGGTGATCGACACGTGGTGGCAGACCGAGACCGGCTCGATCATGCTGACCACCCTGCCGGGGGCACATCCCGCCAAACCCGGCAGCGCGGGCCTGCCGATGTACGGCATCGAACCGGCGATCATGACCAGGGATGGTCAGGAGCTGGGGCCGGACGACGGCGGCCTGCTGGTGATCAAGCGCCCGTGGCCCAGCATGCTGCGCACCGTGTACGGCGACGACGAGCGCTACCGCAAAACGTACTGGGGCGAGATTCCGCACGTGTACTTCGCCGGGGACGGCGCGAGGCGCGACGCCGACGGGTACATCACCGTGATGGGGCGGGTGGACGACGTGCTGAACGTCTCGGGGCACCGCCTGGGCACCATGGAGATCGAGTCGGCCCTGGTGGCCCATCCCAGCGTGTCCGAGGCCGCCGTGGTGGGCCGCCCCGACGATCTCAAGGGCGAGAGCGTGGTGGCCTTCGTGCTGCCGCAGGGCGATCAGACAGTGGACCCGGCGGCCCTGCGCGCCTACGTGACCCGCGAGATCGGCGCGCTGGCCCGTCCAGACGCCATCTACATCGCCGACGCGCTGCCCAAGACCCGCAGCGGCAAGATCATGCGCCGCTTCCTGCGCCAGATCGCGGCGGGCCGGGCCATCGAGGGCGACACCAGCACCCTGGAAGACCCCGGCGTGCTGGAGCGGCTGGCCGAAACGGACGCCGTCTAGGCGGGCTGCGCATGGCCGCCTCCTTCCTGCTGGCCGCACAGCCATCCCCTGAGCTGGCCGCGCGCCTCCAGACTTTCCGGGCGGCCCACCACCTAAAAGACGCCGCTGCGGTGCCGCACATCACCGTCAAGGCCCGCAGCGGCCTGCCCCCGGAACTGGACTGGCAGGAAACCTTGCGTGGGGTGGTGGCCCGGCACGCGCCACTGCCGCTGTCTATCGGCGGGCCGCGCCAGTTCGGCAACGACACCGCCCTGTACCTGATGGTGAGCAGTCCCGAAGCGGTGCGTCTGCATCTGGCCCTGCTCGAGGCCTTGAAACCCGCCCGCTTCTTCGGCTACGAGGGGCCGGGGTTGACGCTGCACCTCTCGCTGGCCCTGAAACGGCGCGACGTGGATCTGCCCGGAGTGCTGACGGCGGCGCGGACAGAATTCGCGGATCTGGAGCGGGCGCCGCTCACATTCACGGCCCGGAGCATCACCGTAATGCGCAAGCCGGGGCCGGGCGGTGTTTACGCGCCGCTGGAAGACTGGCCGCTGCTGGGGTAGGCGGGACTTCCGGCAGCCGCCCGGTGGGCCACAATGGACGCCATGGACGAGACGGAAGTGGTGGGCCTGAGCGTGCGGCCCCGGCGACGAGGCCTGCCGACGCTGGACATCGGGCCGTTTTTCATGTTCTTCGGGATCAGCGGGACGGACCACGGGCGCGAGGCGCGCCTGCAGCAGCGCTTCGAGCAGGAATATTTCTCGAACGTGGTGACGCTGCATCTGGCCGCTGCCCTGTCGCCGGGCACCTACACCCTGCGCGGTCTGCCCGACGAGGCCAACAAGCGCGGCTGGACGGTGGGACCGGAGGGCGGCAACCCCACCGGCCACCTGAGCGCCGACGGCCTGGAGGAGCTGCGGGCGTGGATGCGCCGCACCCCCGGCCAGCGGGACCGCCGCGTGCGCCCCGAGAGCATGTCGCCGCCAGCCTGAAGCCCAGTCCGTACCGTCCCGTACCGACGGCCCGCCGGATGTGTCGTCTACTGCGGTCATGAACACCCTGATTCTGGGCGCCACCGGCGGTATCGGCGCGGCAACAGCCCGCGCACTGGCCGCGGCGGGCGCCACCCTGACCCTCAGCGGACGCGACGAGGCCCGGCTCTCGGCGCTGAGCAGCGAACTGGGCGCGGCCTCCAGGGTCGCCGACGTGGGCTATGAAAGTCACGTCAAGGCGCTGTTTGAAGGGCTGGAGTCTCTGGACACCCTGGTCTACGCGGCGGGGGCCGCCCTGCCCGAACCGCTGAAGGACGCGGACCCTGGCCGGGTGCGGGCGGTGTGGAACGCCAACTATTTTGGGGCGCTGTGGGTCCTCAAGCACGGGCTGGGCCGCATGAACAAGGGCGGGCGGGTCTACCTGCTGGGTGCCCGCCCGGAACTGGTGACGGCTCGCGGCTTCTCGCAGTACGCCGCGAGCAAGGCGGCCCTGGCCCGCGCCGCCGAGATTGCCCGGCTGGAGGCGCGCGGCGTCACGGTCACGCTGGTGCTGCCTCCCGCCGTGGACACCGGATTGTGGGCGCAGGTGGGCAAGGCTCCCAGGGGCGCCATCTCGCCCGATCAGGTGGCGCAGGCCATCGCCGCAGACCGCGCCGGCGCAGGTGAGCCAGAACTCCGGGTGTCCGGCTGAGCCTGTCCAGAACATAGGGGAAAGCAACCTGCGGCAGCGTCTGCACCGTCCACTGCCCTACACTTGGCTCATGAACGTCACACAGAACAGCGAACGGGTTCGCGTGGGCACCCAGGGCGAGATGCCCGAGGGTTTCCAGACCGCCGTGGACATGGACGGAATCAGCGTGTTGGTCGTGAACTACGAGGGGCGGTTCTACGCCCTGCGGAACAACTGCACCCATCAGGACTACCCGCTGCTGGGCGGCGAGGTGAGCATGGGCCGCATCACCTGCCAGAAGCACGGGGCGAAGTTCGAACTGGCCACCGGCAAGGCCAAATCCCTGCCCGCCGTCAAACCCGTCCGCCTGTTCAGGACCGAGATCGAGGACGGCGTGGTCTACGTCTCGGCGCTGTAGGAACGACAGAGGCCGCACCGGTGGTTCGCCCGGCGCGGCCTCTGTCGTTTTGCGGCTTAGCGGCGGTTGCGGTCCGTATCGCCCAGGTTCGTCCCGCCGATCTCGTTCTGGAGTTCGCTGGGTTCGCCGGGGGGCAGGTCGCCGGGCTGCTCGCGAACATGCGGCGACACCTTTTCGCTGGGCGGGGTGTAACCGGGGTTCTGGTCCGGATTGACCAGCGGGTACGGGTCCAGGGCCGCCGCCGGGTTGACGCCCAGACCGGCGGTGGGCACCACCTCGTCCAGCGCCTCGCCGCCCAGGCCCTCGACCGTCTGTGCGCCGGCAAATTCGGGGGCTTCAGGGGTGTGTTCCATGGCCGCCACGTCCCTCGTCGCCAGGTGATCGTACTTGCCGGTGATGTTCTCGGCCGGCTGCGCCGCCTGCGCGGGAGCGCCCTGTCCGTGGTCCACGCTGCCCACCCGGTCATCGCCGGGGGTGGTGGTGTAGACCACGGTGTGGTTGTCCTTGGGGTCAGGGGTGTCGAAGCCGGTGACTGCGCCCGTTCTGCCATCCGTTTCTGGGCCGATCACGTTGGGGTTGGGACCATCGGTCTTGCGCTCGTCACTCATGCCCCAGTCTGTCCCGTCACCGTTTGAGGCGGATGCGGCCCGCCTTCCCGGTTTCTTGAGGCTCCCTGAAGTGGTGCAAGGGGGCGCGGGGCAGGGTCAGCGTCCCGCCAGGAGAATCAGGACCTCGCCGTGGCCCTCCTCCTGCGCCAGATCGGCGGCGCTGAGTCCATTCTCGTTCACGGCGTCCGGCACCGCCCCGTGCGAGAGCAACAACCTGACCAGTTCGGCGTTGCCGTTCTGCGCCGCGCCCATCAGTGGGGTGAAGCCCCCCTGCTGCGCGGCGTTCACGTCCGCCCCCGCCGCCACCAGCATCCGGGCCAGTTCGGTGTGGTTCCCGGTAACCGCCGAGAGCAGCGGTCCCACCCGCATGGCGTTGTGGCTGACCGCGTTCACGTCCGCCCCACGGTCGAGCAGCCGCGCCGCCACCTCGGCCTGTCCAAAAAAGGCTGCGAGGCCCAGCGGGGAGAACCCATCGGGGCTGACCGCGTTCAGCAGGGCGGGATCGGCGTCCAGCAGCGCCCCCACCCGCTGCGCCTCCCCGATGGCCGCCGCCTCAAAGATGTTCAGCGCCGCGCCCGCCTCCACCAGCACGCGGGCCATCGCCGGATGGTGGTAGTAGGCCGCGAACAGGACCGGCGACACGCCCAGCGGGCTGAGTGCCTCCAGCAGCGTGCGGTCCTGGGCCACCAGGTCACGCACCGCCGGCCCGTCACCCGCGCGGATCGCCAGGAACAGTTCCTTTTCGGAGGTGCTGGTCACGCTACTGCCTGGCCCGGACCACCACGGCGATGCCCATGCCGCCGCCGATGCACAGGCTGGCCACCCCGGTTTCCTGGCGGGTGCGCCGCAGCGCGTGAATCAGCGTGACCAGCACCCGCGCCCCCGAAGCGCCGATGGGGTGGCCCAGCGCAATCGCGCCCCCGGTGATGTTCACCCGCGCCGGGTCCGCCCCCAGATCGCGCAGCACGGCCAGCGACTGCGCGGCGAAGGCCTCGTTCAGCTCCAGCAGGTCCACGTCCGTCAGGGTCAGTCCGGCCCGCTCCAGCGCGATGGGCACGGCCTTCGCCGGGCCGATGCCCATGACTTTCGGATCGACGCCGATGGCCGCGTAGCCGCTGATCTCGGCCAGGATGCTCAGGCCGTTGGCTTTCGCGTAGTCCTCGGTGGTCACCGCCAGCATGGCCGCGCCGTCGTTCAGGCCGCTGGCATTGCCGGCCGTCACCGTGCCGTCCTTTTTGAAGGCCGGGCGCAGTTTCGCCAGTGCCTCAGCCGAGGTGGCGCGCGGGTACTCGTCGGTGTCGAAGGTGGTGGGGCCCTTCTTCCCCGGCACGTCCACCGCCACCAGTTCGTCGGCGAAGTGGCCGCCGGCCAGCGCGGCGGCAGCGCGGTTCTGGCTTTCCAGCGCGAAGGCGTCCTGGTCCTCGCGCGTGATGCCCCACTGCGCGGCGATGTTCTCCGCCGTGATGCCCATGTGGTAGTCGTTGAACACGTCGGTCAGGCCCTCACTCAGGATGCTGTCCAGCGCCGTCGCGTGGCCCAGGCGGTAGCCCTCACGGGCGCGGGGCAGCAGGTACGGGGCGCGGCTCATGGACTCGGTGCCGCCGGCCAGGTACAGCCGGCCGTCCCCGGCCTTGAGGCCCTGCGCGGCGCTGATCACCGCCTGGAGTCCGCTGCCGCACACGCGGTTGACCGTCAGGCCCGGCACATGGTCCGCCAGGCCCGCGCCCAGCGCCACCTGCCGCGCCACGTTCATGCCCACGCCCGCCTGTAGCACGTTGCCCACGATCACGTCGGCGATGTCGTCGCCCGGCAGTCCCTCGGCCACGGCCCGCGCAGCCGCCACGCCCAGTTTGGCGGCGGACACGTCCTTGAGCCCGCCCAGAAAACTGCCAATCGGCGTGCGCCGGGCCGCCACGATCACGATCTTCGTTCCGTCTTGAGTCATGGCCCAAGTCTAGCGGGACAGGCCGGGAGGCGAATGGAAGCGCCCTCGCGGCTTCCGCCACCCGCTACATCACGCTCTCGCCCTCGCGCAGCAGAATCGGCCCGGCGAAGGCGGCGGGCAACCATTCGGGCTGCTCGTGAATCGCCTGGGGCGGACAGGAACGCAGGCAGGCCATGCAGCCGGTGCACGCGCTGAGGTTCAGCAGCAGGCTCACGCCGCCGTCGTCCTGAATCTGGCGGTCGATGGCGTCGGTGGGGCAGACGTTGTGGCACACCGGGCAGTCGATGCAGGTGTCGTCCACCACCGGCGCAGGCCAGTGAATGGGCGTCTCGGCGGCAGGCGCGGGCTTGAGGGCCAGCCGGCGCCACTTCCATTCCTCGGGGGTGCGTTCCTCGGGTTCGGACCAGTCCACGAAGGGCAGCGGCGACTCGGGAATGCTCTGGGCCAGTTGCGCCTTGCCGGCCCGGAACAGCGCCCCGAAAGCCCCCCGGCGCGAGACGCGCACGGCCCGCTCGGCGTCTTCCGGGGTGGCGGCGCGCACGGTGATGCGGGCGGGCTGGCCGGTGGCGGCGCGGAGTTTCCCGGTCTCGGCCACCACCGCGTCCAGCCGCTGCGGCACGTCCGGCGCACCCACCGGGCAGGTCTCGCACGCGCCGTGAATCAGGGTGAGTGGGGTGCCCCACGCGCCCGCCGCCGACAGCACCGCCGGGGTCACGCGGCCCAGGCAGGGCAGCTGCGGGCCGCCCGCACCGCTCTGCGGGCAGGTCAGGCTGGCCTCGCCCTCCCCGGCTGCCGCGCCGTCCTCGGCTTTCTGGTCACGCACGTTTTGCAGGGTGGGCTGAAGCGCGTACTCCAGCGCTCCGGTGGGACACGCCTGCACGCACAGGCCGCAGCCGGTGCAGGCGTCGGGGTCAATCTGCACGGCCACGCCCACCAGCCCGGTCAGAATGGCGTTGTGCGGGCAGACGTCGTGGCAGATGGTGCAGCCGCCCACCGCCTGACGTTCCAGCAGGCAGCGCGGCGGCGTGTAGCGCGGGACGAGGTTGCCGGAATCGTCGAGGCGGGAGAGGAGGCCCTGAAGCATACGGGGAGTCTACGCGCGCGGAGGCGAGGCAAAGAGGGCCTCAGCGTCTATACGCTTGCTGGCCTGGCCGCCGACGCCTCCGCCTCAAGGGGAAGCTGGCCGCCCCAGCCTCTACACTCCGGCCCATGACTCCCTCCCGCCTGTCCGGCTGGCTACTGGCACTGCCCGCGCTGGTGTTCACGGCGCTGCTGCTGGCCGTGCCGCTGGGGCGCACGCTGGCCGAGGGCGGCGTGAACCTGGGCGTGTGGCGCGATCCGTATTTCCTGGGACGGCTGGCCTGGACCCTGACGCAGGCGGGCGGCACC from Deinococcus radiopugnans ATCC 19172 includes the following:
- a CDS encoding putative bifunctional diguanylate cyclase/phosphodiesterase; translated protein: MSLLATLLLALAHLGWAALHPGGQGRLLQTCSLGVLYASALTCWFAARVTPETALTWRWMAWALGIYAVSNTVYVLLEQRNGAVPFPSVLDAFYLGFYGLFSAACLALPRRPLRQAEAWRLTLDVGIVAGALGVLLWYGALASRLGTAQTTLIGSLVSLAYPGAGLSALGLLLLVIRRRERFQLEESLLALGLIIFVIADTLYLFLGDHGGFASGLPVDLLWTAGATLFALAAWHSPRAVPLGRPLTAVIRAAPRFTRPLYTLAPYLGLIVCFAMALLTHGEDTLAARGVLWGTAGVTLLVAARQLAALTDNAALTAQLAALNATLESRVTARTAEVERGRAQLEAHALELAWQAHHDSLTGLPNRAGFLTALGEAVERQQAPAEAGLPADLLAVLFLDLDGFKGINDTLGHTVGDQLLIKVAARLRGAQQPGEFTARLGGDEFMVLTSQPPQARARQVLELFTAPFDLSGRPVRISASVGVSVYPDSGQDAESLYMHADVAMYEAKRAGKDAARVFQPQMAGQRSQTPPEERLRGALERGEFSLFYQPICNAARQTVTLEALLRWHSPELGLLAPGQFLPAAQRLGLEDRLGDWVLNEACAQLARWHAAGHADLRVAVNISRSQLERPDLPGQVGTALARHRLSGSCVEFELAAPLPVGAEGQAIPVMRAVQEQGVRWSLCGFGAAQSALTPLLRLPVQTLKLDRGLIGALDGPPDGQAQARRAVQASVALAGALGLSVVAEGVETHAQWAAATALGCDLGQGFWLGHPQNTAKTTARLGHALEQPHPPG
- a CDS encoding acetyl-CoA C-acetyltransferase → MTQDGTKIVIVAARRTPIGSFLGGLKDVSAAKLGVAAARAVAEGLPGDDIADVIVGNVLQAGVGMNVARQVALGAGLADHVPGLTVNRVCGSGLQAVISAAQGLKAGDGRLYLAGGTESMSRAPYLLPRAREGYRLGHATALDSILSEGLTDVFNDYHMGITAENIAAQWGITREDQDAFALESQNRAAAALAGGHFADELVAVDVPGKKGPTTFDTDEYPRATSAEALAKLRPAFKKDGTVTAGNASGLNDGAAMLAVTTEDYAKANGLSILAEISGYAAIGVDPKVMGIGPAKAVPIALERAGLTLTDVDLLELNEAFAAQSLAVLRDLGADPARVNITGGAIALGHPIGASGARVLVTLIHALRRTRQETGVASLCIGGGMGIAVVVRARQ
- a CDS encoding 2'-5' RNA ligase family protein codes for the protein MAASFLLAAQPSPELAARLQTFRAAHHLKDAAAVPHITVKARSGLPPELDWQETLRGVVARHAPLPLSIGGPRQFGNDTALYLMVSSPEAVRLHLALLEALKPARFFGYEGPGLTLHLSLALKRRDVDLPGVLTAARTEFADLERAPLTFTARSITVMRKPGPGGVYAPLEDWPLLG
- a CDS encoding non-heme iron oxygenase ferredoxin subunit codes for the protein MNVTQNSERVRVGTQGEMPEGFQTAVDMDGISVLVVNYEGRFYALRNNCTHQDYPLLGGEVSMGRITCQKHGAKFELATGKAKSLPAVKPVRLFRTEIEDGVVYVSAL
- a CDS encoding 4Fe-4S binding protein, giving the protein MLQGLLSRLDDSGNLVPRYTPPRCLLERQAVGGCTICHDVCPHNAILTGLVGVAVQIDPDACTGCGLCVQACPTGALEYALQPTLQNVRDQKAEDGAAAGEGEASLTCPQSGAGGPQLPCLGRVTPAVLSAAGAWGTPLTLIHGACETCPVGAPDVPQRLDAVVAETGKLRAATGQPARITVRAATPEDAERAVRVSRRGAFGALFRAGKAQLAQSIPESPLPFVDWSEPEERTPEEWKWRRLALKPAPAAETPIHWPAPVVDDTCIDCPVCHNVCPTDAIDRQIQDDGGVSLLLNLSACTGCMACLRSCPPQAIHEQPEWLPAAFAGPILLREGESVM
- a CDS encoding SDR family NAD(P)-dependent oxidoreductase, with product MNTLILGATGGIGAATARALAAAGATLTLSGRDEARLSALSSELGAASRVADVGYESHVKALFEGLESLDTLVYAAGAALPEPLKDADPGRVRAVWNANYFGALWVLKHGLGRMNKGGRVYLLGARPELVTARGFSQYAASKAALARAAEIARLEARGVTVTLVLPPAVDTGLWAQVGKAPRGAISPDQVAQAIAADRAGAGEPELRVSG
- the acs gene encoding acetate--CoA ligase; the encoded protein is MTHPTSSDHIDNVLHETRVIQPPADFAASAQVTREEYERRYRQSLDDPDTFWAGVAGELSWMKPWDTVLDWQEPHAQWFVGGQTNLAYNALDRQVERGLGSKRAFVWEGEDGEVRTFTYSELLAQVKRAANALLALGVQKGDRVTLYLPLIPEAAIAMLACARIGAVHSVVFGGFSVSALSDRMNDADSKLLITADAGLRRGGLVNLKANADEAAARTPCLEHMLVVNRADSNPPMQEGRDVWWHEALAAASDEHEAVSLDSEHPLFVLYTSGSTGKPKGVLHTTGGYMVGTYLTTGTVFDLKDDDVFWCTADVGWVTGHSYSVYGPLLNGATVMLYEGAPNHPDWGRFWAIVQKHGVTILYTAPTAIRALMRQGDEIPAKYDLSSLRLLGSVGEPINPEAWVWYARVIGGGRCPVIDTWWQTETGSIMLTTLPGAHPAKPGSAGLPMYGIEPAIMTRDGQELGPDDGGLLVIKRPWPSMLRTVYGDDERYRKTYWGEIPHVYFAGDGARRDADGYITVMGRVDDVLNVSGHRLGTMEIESALVAHPSVSEAAVVGRPDDLKGESVVAFVLPQGDQTVDPAALRAYVTREIGALARPDAIYIADALPKTRSGKIMRRFLRQIAAGRAIEGDTSTLEDPGVLERLAETDAV
- a CDS encoding ankyrin repeat domain-containing protein, whose amino-acid sequence is MTSTSEKELFLAIRAGDGPAVRDLVAQDRTLLEALSPLGVSPVLFAAYYHHPAMARVLVEAGAALNIFEAAAIGEAQRVGALLDADPALLNAVSPDGFSPLGLAAFFGQAEVAARLLDRGADVNAVSHNAMRVGPLLSAVTGNHTELARMLVAAGADVNAAQQGGFTPLMGAAQNGNAELVRLLLSHGAVPDAVNENGLSAADLAQEEGHGEVLILLAGR